Below is a window of Candidatus Binatia bacterium DNA.
GGCACGCCTCCCGGAGGCGCGCGCCGTTGTAGGCGAGGAACGCGGTATCCACGAGCCGGTCCACCGTGATGCCGGGACGGATCGGATCGGGAGCGATCGAGGGGCCCTTCGAGTAGCGCGGCGATTTCGACGACGAAGCCATGGCTCAGGCCTTTCCGTAGATGGGGATGAGCGCTCCGGTGACCGCGGCCGATGCCTCCGAGCCGAGGTACGAGAGGAGTGCTGCGATCTGTTCGGGGCGGACCCAGGTCGCGACGTCGGCCTTCGGCATCGCGGCCCGGTTCTGCGGCGTGTCCACGAGGCTCGGAAGCACCGCGTTGGCGGTGACGCCGTCCTTCTTCAATTCCTGCGCCAGCGTGGCGACCAGCGCGTGCAGCCCGAGCTTCGAGGCCGCGTAGGGCGCCGCTCCGGCCTGGGCCTGCACGGCGCCCCGCGAGGAGACGAAGAGGAGCCTGCCTCCCCCCGATCGCTTGAGATGGGGAATCGCGTGCTTCGCGGCCCAGAACGCGGAGAGGAGATTCAGCTCGATCATGCCGCGCACCGAGGCCTCCGGGAGCTGTTCCACCGGGACGCCGCCCTCGTAGCCCCCCGCGATGTGGGCGAGCACGGCGAGGCC
It encodes the following:
- a CDS encoding SDR family NAD(P)-dependent oxidoreductase, with amino-acid sequence MARGVLITGGTGSIGSAVTARFLQDGDAVAVTYRAPAEWERLRAAHASEVESGRLAGFQADVTDHDSTRGAVDGAAARLGGLAVLAHIAGGYEGGVPVEQLPEASVRGMIELNLLSAFWAAKHAIPHLKRSGGGRLLFVSSRGAVQAQAGAAPYAASKLGLHALVATLAQELKKDGVTANAVLPSLVDTPQNRAAMPKADVATWVRPEQIAALLSYLGSEASAAVTGALIPIYGKA